AAGCCTCGGCTCCCCCTCCAACAGATGGAAGCCCGCCCCCAAGGGAGTCTGGTCAAAGCAAGGGCAAGCAGGAGCCAAGGCTTGTCTGCCAGCCACTGGGGTGTCCTGGTCCCCTCCTCCCTCAAACCCAGGGGTTTAGagtccccagcccctcctccctcagatccAGGAGTCCAGAAccccagcccctcttccctcaGACCCAGGGTTCCAGGCCctcatccccctcctccctcagacccaggggtccagacccccagcccctcctccctcagatccAGGAGTCCAGAACCCCAGCTCCTCATCCCTCAGACCCAGGGTTCCAGGCCCTCAGCCCCCTgctccctcagacccaggggtccagacccccagcccctcctccctcagatccAGGAGTCCAGAACCCCAGCTCCTCATCCCTCAGACCCAGGGTTCCAGGCCCTCAGCCCCCtgctccctcagacccaggagtccagacccccagcccctcctccctcagacccaggggtccaggcccccagccctctcctccttcagacccaggagtccaggccctcAGCCCCCTGCTTCAGACTCAGGAATCCAAGGTCCCCAATCCCTCCCCCCTCAGACTAGgggtccaggcccccagcccttCCTCCCCCCCAAGCATCAGCTCCCAGCTTTCCCTAAAGTTTCAAGGATGGGCTGCTGTTTTTCTCCCCTGCTCTTGCCaggccccccccctctctctcctgccttcccccTCATTTCTCTACCTCGACCCCATGACCTTCTATTTCCACATCTCTCCATCCTTGGGTCCACCCCTGTGGGCAGGTAAGACCCCTCCTGGCACAGGCAGTGAAGTCATGTCCTCCCTGTCCCCCAGGCCTCCGGGCCTTTGAGTGCCTTTGAGTGAGCCGCAGTGCTGCTGCAGGGCTGGCCCGGGGCCaagcctccctcccaccctctgaaACCCTCTCAGAGGCTCCGGGGCGCTGGGCTGCAGTAACCCCCAGGCTCAGCCCCTGGGTCTGGGGGCAGACAGCAGGCAGCTCAGGCCTCTACAAGGTCATGAGAGGATTAGCACTGAGCTGCCTGAGCCTGGGATCCCGGCTTGGCTCTGGGCCCGAGGACCTGTCAGCAGCCCTCTGCCAGCACCTGGCCTGGCCCCACCCCTCCTGCCAGCCTCAGGGGACACCGCCTTCCCCCTTTGCCCAAACCCCCAACTGCAACCCCACTCAACCCCTCACGCCGCATCCAGTTCAAGCTACACTGGGGCTCTTGCCTCTCGCCCTTCTGTACCCCACACCCCAGCCCGCTCTTAGTCTGTCCTCCAGAGACCTGACCTTGCCCGTCCTCTGTTCAGAGCTGTCTGAAGCTGCCACCAGCCCCcaagagagagaggccagggctCTCAAATTGTCAGTCAAGGCCCTCAGGATGGGCTGAATATGCAGCCAGGCCATCATCCCTGTGCGTCGAGGGCTGCCTCCTGGGCTTGTGTCCTAGCTGTGACCAACATGTGCAGTACTCTTTCCCCTCTGTTCCTGCCAGGAATCCCTTGGGGGGCTCCCAAGATTAGCGGAGTcctttgagagacagagactgagacagGTAGAGAAGATGGGGAGAGTCACATAGGCCGGGAGACTCAGAGCTGGAAGGACAGAGATGtccagacagagaggcagaaaggtCACGGAGCGAGACATCGAGAGATGGACACACAAGGCGGTTGAAATGGgagagacggagagggagagacacaccAAGTGTTCCAGACAGGGACCCAGctggaagggatggagaaagaccCCGAGGCAAAAAATACAGACACTCAGAGACAGTCTGAGATCCCGTAACACATCGACCTGGAGATGGGAACCCAGAGAGACTCTGACACAGGGAGAGATCATTCTGGAGATGGAGACAGACATTGTATGGGACAGATAGACAGAATTATGTAGAGACACGTGCCAGGAGacttagaggcagagagagagatgacacaaagggactgaaagagagagagacacagagatagacccagaatcagagacagagagagagagagagaagcacagagagacccagacagagaCCCTGGAGGACAGAGAGCCAGAGATGACGAACACAATGAGAAGAGATGAGACCCAGGGTCCTGAGAGACAGCCACCCAGAGATGCAGGGCAGAGACAGGGAGGTGTCGGGGAGCcccaacagacacacagagactcCCAGAGCCAGCCCCTGCCCAGGGCACAGATGTGCACAGAAAGCAGGCCGGGTGGGGGCCCAGAGGGCCGGTGTCCCCCTTGTAACCCCTTCTCGCCCGCAGTCTGGTGGCTCTGACAGCTATCGTGTCGCCACCTCGCAGGACAAGAAAGATGACAAGGGCTCGCCCAAGAAGAGCAAGGGCACCAAAGAGCGCAGGGACCTGGATGACCTCAAGAAGGAGGTGGCTATGGTAAGCCTCGCCCTTTGTGCCCACACACGCTTCCAGAGCGGAGATCCTGGCTAAGGATGGGCCTAATGCTCTCAGGTCCTGCCCCGGCCCCCGAAAGGCCTGGGTTCTCACTTCCTCCCTCCAAACTCTTGTTCCTCAGACAGAGCACAAGATGTCAGTGGAAGAGGTCTGCCGGAAATACAACACGGACTGTGTACAGGTGTggctgggtctgagggaggagggcttccgggaggtgggggctgggcgCCTGGACCCCTGggttgagggaggaggggctgggcgcctgggccccagggtctgagggaggaggggctgagggcctggaccccctgggtctgagggaggaggaggctgggggcaggactcctgggtctgagggaggaggggctggggacaggactcctgggggcctggggtgctCGTGAAGAGTTTGGGTGCcagggaggctcagggagggttCTGTGTGAGTCCTGTGTCCCCCAGGGTCTGACCCACAGCAAAGCCCAAGAGATCCTGGCCCGGGACGGGCCCAATGCGCTCACACCACCGCCTACTACCCCAGAATGGGTCAAGTTCTGCCGCCAGCTCTTCGGGGGCTTCTCAATCCTGCTGTGGATTGGAGCCATCCTCTGCTTCCTGGCCTATGGCATCCAGGCGGGCACAGAGGATGATCCCTCGGGTGACAATGTGAGTACCCTCCACGCTACCCTGAACAAGGGCTTGAACGTTTAGGGGCACACATCCTGCCTCACTTCTCCTGCCTCTTCAGACTTCTCAGAGCCCACTCCAGCTTTGTCTCATGGGACTTTCATAACCACTCAGTGAGAGAACCAGAGAAGGtataaggaaaccgaggctcagaaaaGCCAAGTAACATGTGCACTATGTGGGGTGTGTGAGCTGAGTCTGTGTCCCAAGGCTCTGTGATCTTGGTGGTCTTGGGGACAGGCATCATCAGGTGGCCGTGGTGTAAAAGGTGCCCCAAGAAAATAAGTGCACTCACGTAGAGAGGCAGGCACACCCACCTGCTGATCCGTCAGGATCCAATGCCAGGGACACGCAGGGGGACACAATCTCAACGGACCCCATGCCTGTAAATGCAGACCTACATGCTGACTACATAGAGATCCATGCACAAGTGCACGCAAACACACTCAGAGTCAGCACTGTCACACCTGTACGCAGATTCAAACAGAGGTGCCTCATTCAGACACCCAAGTGGAGACACACACCTAGACACACACAGAAACTCAAACACGCACAGAGTTGCAGGCCTAGCCTGGTGACAGACAGAATGACATGAGAACCAAGCACAGACAGACAGTGTTCCCAGAAATTAAAACCTGGGGCACCCAGCGGGCTCAGTAGGAAGAacattcgactcttgatctcggagtcctgagttcaagccccacattggatggaAAGATTACaatcaatcaatcgatcaataaaaccttaaaaaaaaaaaaaggcagttaaaACGTAAATAGGCAGATAGACAGACATGGAGTCTCAGACCTAGGCTGAccaacagagagagacagggaaccACGTACAGAGACGCAAAcatgaggcacctgagtggctcagaggttgagcatctgccttcggctggagTCATGATCCCGATCTggggaatcaagtcctgcatcagacccccggaagggagcctgcttctccctctgcctatgtctctgcctctctcgttctctcatgaataaataaataaaatattaaaaaaaagatgcaaacacAAACGGCCCCCTAAATTGAAAGCCAGGCAAGCCGACAGTCAGACAGACAGACGTGCTGACctaaagacacacagacacatggagGGATAATAGCATATGCTCAGATCCTCGAATACAGGCAGaaggacagacagatggatgcACAAAATGGAGAGATGGACTGACCTAGAGACTCAAACACACCCATATGCGGAAAGAGGGACCCAAACCTGAATAGGCAGATGGACACATGGACCCTCAACCAGGTAGACACAACCTGGCATCAGATATACAAATACAGACCCCGCTCCCTGCCGTTGACTCAGAGTTCCCTTCCCAGATTGCAAAAATCTCAGGGCGAGCCTGGTAGGGAGCGGGAGTGAGCTGTGACCCTGTGTCTCCCCGCAGCTCTACCTGGGCATCGTGCTGGCAGCTGTGGTCATCATCACTGGCTGCTTCTCCTACTACCAGGAGGCCAAGAGCTCCAAGATCATGGAGTCCTTCAAGAACATGGTTCCCCAGGTGAGGAAGGCCCAGAAAGGGGCCAGGTGGGAGTGGAAAGATGGGGGTGAGATCTGCCGGACAAGCCCAGGCAGACAGCAGGGGCGCTGACTCTTCTCCGTTCGACCCCCAGCAAGCCCTGGTGATCCGAGAGGGTGAGAAGATGCAGGTGAACGCTGAGGAGGTGGTGGTCGGGGACCTGGTAGAGATTAAGGGCGGAGACCGAGTCCCTGCCGACCTGCGGATCATCTCAGCTCATGGTTGCAAGGTGAGACTGGGACCTGGGGCCCAGCTGTCTTTCCTGGAGTGATTCTGCGGTCTAGGCCCCCAGTGattcctccctcagacccaggagcccaggcccccatcccctcctccctcagacccaggaacCCAGGCCCCTGGTCCCCACCCCCTAGACCCATCAATACTTTAGACCTTGGCAAGAAACCTCTGCTTCCCACTTCAAGAGCCTAACCTCTAGCTGCCCAGACACCACTCGCTCACCCAGATGTCCAGGCCTCTGGATCTGACCTCCAGGGAGACAGCTTTAGCCCCAGTGTCCTCTGGCCAAATGCTCCCTGATCCCAGGGctgagccctctctctctctcccttcacccaCTCAGGTGGACAACTCCTCCCTGACTGGTGAATCAGAGCCACAGACTCGCTCTCCTGACTGCACACACGACAACCCTTTGGAGACTCGGAACATCACCTTCTTTTCTACCAACTGCGTGGAAGGTGCGGCAGGGCGCAATGGGGGCACCCAGGTTGGGGCAGGGCTGGTCCAGACAGAGGGCTGTGTCTCTGGGATTCGGGGTCCCTCTGAACCTCGCTGAGATCCCATTCCCACCTCAGCCCGATCCCCTCTGGCCCCACAGGCACGGCTCGAGGTGTGGTGGTGGCCACGGGTGACCGTACTGTCATGGGCCGCATTGCCACCCTGGCTTCGGGCCTGGAGGTGGGCAAGACACCCATTGCCATCGAGATAGAGCACTTCATCCAGCTCATCACTGGCGTGGCTGTCTTCCTGGGCGTCTCCTTCTTCATCCTGTCCCTCATTCTCGGATACACCTGGCTTGAGGCTGTCATCTTCCTCATCGGCATCATCGTGGCCAATGTCCCAGAGGGTCTGCTGGCCACTGTCACTGTAAGGCCCAGATCCCCAAGTCTGAGGGGGAGGGGTTTGGGGCCCTAAGTACAATGTTCTTGATGAGGACAACTTGTACACTGAGggctgagcttcctggatcttaAATGACTGGACCTGGGGACTGGAAGGCcttcttaacaaaacaaaaatcttgagGCACACTGCAAGGCATAAAGGGCTAACAGcctatcaccttttttttttttttaaagagagagtgtatgagcagggggaggggcagggggagagggagagggagagagggaatctcaagcagactacccatCTAGcatgagcctgacacagggcttgatcccacaaccctgagattatgacctgagccaaaaatcaagagtcagaggctcaaccaactgaaccatccaggcgccccttcagTCTTACCACTTCTAAGTTAACTTACAAAATTAAGAAGTACACCCTCATAGGGCTCCCAGCTGTCTCAGCCAGGAGAGTGTATGACTCTtcatctcggggttgtgagttcgagcacctcgttgggtgtagagattacttaaaaacaaaatcttttttcttttaaagaagaagtaCACCCTCATGGCAAAAAGTCtaaagaatacattaaaatagttaaaaaataagtgcccccccccatccctgctctgctGCCCTACAGTCAGCCCCACCATAGAAGCACACCGTCCACACTGCTCCCAGGCAGATATGGGCAGATTCCAGCCTGTGGGTAAATGCTGTCTTCAGGGTACATAGTCCCAGGAATTCTCTTCTGCTGCTTGATTCTTTTACTTAATACATCCTGCAGCGTTTTCCATATTAGCATTTTCAAAGCCAGGGCAGGTCAGAGGCTTTGTATAGATCTGGAGTTGCACATATTCACGCACAGGCTGTGAGTCTGGGCACGTGCATGTGTGCAGCACCCAGACTTGAGTTCCCCAGAAACCCCCTCCAGACCTTGTGCAACTGCTTCCCCCAACCCAAAGATAACCCCTGCCCTGGCTTCTACATCATTGTACTTCATACAGATGGAATGTGCCAGACATTATGTTTTTGAACTTCATCTGTGCAGGTGTAGGCAGCAAGAGCTTGTCCTTTTTCTTTGGCATATATTATTACATCTTTTCCCCCCTGCTATTTATTTATCCCTTCTGCTGTTAGCAgacgtttgggttgttttttgagGGGATGATGGTAAAAGGTTGCTGCCTTGCATATAGCGGTACCTGTCTTTGGGGGCACATCCGAGCCCGTTTTCATTGGTCTGTGCCTTGGGGTGGAATTGCCAGGCAACAACACTCTCCTGTGTATGTGCAtgtctgttttgttgtttgttgcgTGGGGGCAGCACCCTTGTCTTTTACGGGCCACCCAGGGTTGTCCCTGGACTGGGCAGCTGGGTCCTCGGCACTCCTGTGGCTGGTCCAGCCCCGCCGCCCGCTCTGCCCATGACCTACCTGCCCTGGGATCCCCCCTAGGTGTGTCTGACGCTGACGGCCAAGCGCATGGCTCGGAAGAACTGCCTGGTGAAAAACCTGGAGGCTGTGGAGACCCTGGGCTCCACCTCCACTATTTGCTCAGACAAGACAGGGACCCTCACCCAGAACCGCATGACGGTTGCCCACATGTGGTTTGATAACCAGATCCATGAGGCTGACACTACCGAGGACCAGTCAGGTGAGGGTGGGGCCCGGGCAGGAGCTGGGGTGTTGAGGGGGGGTGGTCTGGCCCCAAGGCACAGTAATATGGGACACACACCTCCTTTCAGGAACCTCGTTTGACAAGAGCTCgcacacctgggtggccctgtcCCACATTGCCGGACTCTGCAACCGTGCCGTCTTCAAGGGAGGTCAGGACAACATCCCGGTGCTCAAGGTGGGTCCAGCCGCCCCTTCACcttggccctgcccctgcccacagccTGCTGCTCTGCTCTGACAGGCCTCTTTTTCCCTAGAGGGATGTGGCCGGGGATGCCTCTGAGTCTGCCCTGCTCAAGTGTATCGAGCTGTCCTCTGGCTCCGTGAAACTGATGCGTGAACGTAACAAAAAAGTGGCCGAGATTCCCTTCAATTCCACCAACAAATACCAGGTACTCTGGGCTGTCTACGAGAGCCagtctggacctcagtttctctctAATGCCTGTAAGCAGTCACCTCCGCCCTGGTGCCCCCTTGTTTTGGGCAAGTTGCTAACCTTCCAGagccttggtttctccatctgtaaaatgggaatgatggtATCCATCCGGTCAGGTAAAGGGCAAGCAGACCCAGGAGTGAGAGCAAGGCCTCTGTCACagtgggaggcagagactggggaCCAGCCAGAGATCTCTCATTCATTCaagagtggggtttttttggggggggggagaaagagccTGCACAGGAATGGGgtaagcacagagggagagggcgagcaagaatctcaagcaggttccacactcagcatggagcccaacctggggctcaatctcatgaccctgagatcatgacctgagccgaaatcaagagctggacacttaatggactgaggcacccagatgccccacaacaaatatttttttcaagcagCCACCACATGTCAGGCACATGTTTTAGGTACTGGGGCACCTGTGGCAGTGAGTGCCACAGTGGAGTCCCTCCTCTCGTGGAACTTACACTCTAATGCTAGAAGACAGACAATgacagggcagccggggtggctcagtggtttagtgccgccttcagtccagggcctgatcctggagacctgggatcgagtcccacatcaggctccctgcatggagcctgcttctccctctgcctgtgtctctgcctctctctctctgtgtctctcataaataaataaaatcctaaaaaaaaaaaaaaattaaaaaaaaaaaaagaggaagacaatGACAAAGGCATGAGGAAATACAGAATATGCTGCCTGCAAGTGTCTGGGGCATGAGTGTTCCAGGCAGTGAGCATAACACGTGCAAAAGCCCCGAGGCAGGAGGGTACTGATGTGTCTGAACAACAGCCAGGCAGCCAGCATGGTGAAGCAGTGAGCCAGGGAGTGTACTGGAGGTGAAGACAGTAGGTGCCTGGCCAGGTCCCTTTGGGCTTGTGGGCCATGGAGAGGACTCAGGTGTATCTCTAAGATGGACATGAGCCACGGGAGGGCTCTGAGCAGAAAAGAGATGAGACCTGACTCAAGTTTTTCAAAAGAGTTTCCCTGAGATAATTCAGATACCGTAGATCACCCACATAAAGTGCATAATTCAGCATTTTGGTATGTTCACAGATATGTGCAATCAgccacacaattttttttaaagattttatttatttattcacgagagacacacagagagaggcagagggtgaagcaggctctccaaggggaacctgatgcaggattcaatcctaaGACtcggagatcacgacctgagccaaaggcagatgctcaaccactgagccacccaggtgtccctcatctaCACGATTATGGAACATTCCATCTCATCAAAAAGAAGCCCCACTCCTTAGCTCTtggcccccacctcccccagcatCCTGATCCCTGAgcaaccactaacctactttctgtgtctatgcgTTGGCCGAtgctggacatttcatataaatggaatcacacaatccTTTGGTGACTGGCCTTTGGTGACTGGCATCTTTCATGTAGTGTGATGGTCTCAGGCTTCCCTcctgttgtagcatgtgtcagtgcTACGTACCTCTTTATGCCTGAATAACGTTGCATCATCTGGAGAGtccatggtttgtttttttgttttgtttttttgtttttgtttttgttttttttacagtcttcacactgtttatttattcattcaataaacatttgttgagcacttactaagTGTCAGGTACTATAGAGGGTGTTGGGAGCACAGGGTGAACAAACCATGACCCTAGCCTTCTAGAAACACTGCCAGGGGGACTGAAATTAGCTGCCAAGACAAATTGCTTTTGTCTCATTTGGTCTCCGAACAAGCCTTTGTTGGGGCTGGGCTGGTGATGACCCCTCACCTGTTCACAATGTCACAGACCAGGAGGCCAAGCTTTAGAGAAGTTAGATAACTTGCTTTTGGTCACACTCTTAGGCGGTGACAAAGCAAAAGGGCTTAGGGACCGAGCTttgaggggaagggggggagagaaggaagcagccTGGCCAGAGGTGGCAAGTGGCTGAGGCTCATACTTAGTCCGCTCCCCTTACCTAGTCCACCCAGCCTTGGGGAACCTCCCTCTGGGGTTCTCAGGCTaccctttcctgcctctcccactggccATCGGACCTGGGAGAGTccacgttttgtttatccatccatctgtgggtgaacatttgagttgttcGTCCCTTTGCACTCCTGTGTATCATGCTGCTGGGAACATTCACACACGTTTCTGTGTGGACGTACTTTGCATGTCTCTTGAGTGTACCTGGGAATGGCTGGCTCGTGTAGTCACTCTACTTTTAGCCTTTTGGGGGACTGTCAGACTATTTGCCCAAGTGACCTCACCATTTTCCACTGACtcgcatttttttttaaaggatcctcCTGCTTGCTGCAGGGAGGGAATATTATGGACTGGGGAGGGCAGACACGGAGACTCAGTGTGATATTCCATATGAGAGATGATGGTAAccgggaggggagggcaggggacaggtgAGAAGAGGTCAGAATCTGAGTGTATCTGAGAGGTGAGCTGAGCAGATTTGGTGACAGCTCAGATGTGGGATAAGAGATGAGGGTGAGCCAGGGAGAAACGCACATATCTAAAGACGGCTGGGGTTTCTGTAAGAGAGCCCGTAGGCAGAAACATCTGTGAGATAGAGGCAGAAATGGGCAGGAGTGAGCCAAGGTCTGTGAGAGACTTCAAGAACCAGATGGAGGTCTCTTGGGTAGAGAGTTAGGGGCAGTGCATTCTGGGGGAACCCCAGCTGTGGTCTGTCCTGGCTCCTATGACGCTGGGCAGGGGGAAGCGTGGGAGTGGGgcatcccctccccccacttagtCCGTTAGAGGCTCAGGCATGCCTGccctccaccctctgccctctccaCAGCTCTCCATCCATGAGACTGAAGACCCCAATGACAACCGATACCTGCTAGTGATGAAGGGGGCCCCCGAGCGCATCCTGGACCGTTGCTCCACCATCCTGCTGCAGGGCAAGGAGCAGCCGCTGGATGAGGAGATGAAGGAGGCCTTCCAGAACGCCTACCTGGAGCTCGGAGGCCTGGGCGAGCGTGTGCTTGGTGCGCACAGTGGGTGGGGCTGACTTGGGGTGGGTGGCAGAGTCAGCTCTGGGGGCCCCTTGAGGTTGTGGAAGGATGTGAGGCTGCCCGGAGGCTGGCTCAGAATAGGACATCCCAGAGTGCAccataatgaatgaatgaatgaatgaatgaatgaatgaatgagcgagTGTGTGTATGAACGAGAGGGGAAGGCATTTTAGGGGATGAATGTTGACAGAGCATCCCGCCTACTGGGACTGTCCTGACTGCAGGGACCCGATGGTGGGAAGCATGGAGGGCCGAGGCTGGAGCCCTCATGTCCCACCCCGTCCTGCCATCAGGTTTCTGCCATTACTACCTTCCCGAAGAACAGTTCCCCAAGGGCTTTGCCTTCGACTGTGATGATGTGAACTTTACCACCGACAACCTCTGCTTCGTCGGCCTCATGTCCATGATCGACCCACCCCGGGCGGCTGTCCCTGATGCAGTGGGCAAGTGCCGCAGCGCTGGCATCAAGGTATGGCCTAGGGCAGCCGGGGAGGTGGGGCCAGTGCCCCCCAGGGTCTGCAGTGAGGCTAGACCATCCCCAAACAATGCCCACAGGTCATCATGGTCACGGGAGATCATCCCATCACGGCAAAGGCCATCGCCAAGGGTGTGGGCATCATCTCTGAGGGCAACGAGACTGTGGAGGACATTGCTGCCCGGCTAAACATTCCCGTCAGCCAGGTCAACCCCCGGTgagccccctcacccccacccggCCCAGGCTGCTGCCCCCACCTGGCCTCCCTCTGGGGCGGCCTGTCCCCCTTCCCTCAGGGCTCAGCCCTTgggtccccctccccctgcacatggGGGGATGGGCAGCATTGTCCAGGGGTGCATCTCAGCTTCCCTGCTcacaagctgtgtgaccctgggcaagtcacttacaCTTCGTGAGTCTCACTTTCAGAAGCCAGTCCTCTCCTATCTGTGGGTTCAGCCTGCCTGGCTGCCTGTCTATTAATCCCCACGAGTCCTGACCAGCTCTCTGCTCTTCCCAGGGATGCCAAGGCCTGTGTGATCCATGGCACGGATCTCAAGGACTTCACCTCTGAGCAAATCGATGAAATCCTGCAGAACCACACTGAGATTGTCTTCGCCCGCACATCCCCCCAACAGAAGCTCATTATTGTGGAAGGCTGTCAGAGACAGGTGGGCTTGGGCTGAGGTCCCTCGGAGGAGGGAGCTAGGGCCTGGACTCCTGGTCCCTgatgaggaggggctggggccaaGCCCCTGGGCGTCATCCTtaccctctctccctccagggAGCAATCGTGGCTGTGACTGGGGATGGTGTGAATGACTCCCCTGCCCTGAAGAAGGCCGATATCGGGGTGGCCATGGGCATTGCTGGCTCTGATGTGTCTAAGCAGGCAGCGGACATGATTCTGCTCGATGACAACTTTGCCTCCATCGTCACGGGTGTGGAAGAGGGTGAGTTGCCCGGGGTGGTTCTGGAGACGGGGGTTCCTACATGAGGCCCAAGAAGGGCAAGAGGAACTGGCCAGGGCTGTGGGGCGGAATGCACAGTAGGGAGACACCAGAATCCTACGGAGCCCCTGGCAGAACCTGTCTTCCTCCCTACTCTGGGGTTGGGGGCTCCCTGGAGGCAGGGCTGAGCTGGGTCCCAGCATTACCCAGCACAGGCCCAGTCTGGTGGATGAGGCAGATGtagaagaacttttaaaatacctctaaaa
This portion of the Vulpes lagopus strain Blue_001 chromosome 2, ASM1834538v1, whole genome shotgun sequence genome encodes:
- the ATP1A3 gene encoding sodium/potassium-transporting ATPase subunit alpha-3, which produces MGDKKDDKGSPKKSKGTKERRDLDDLKKEVAMTEHKMSVEEVCRKYNTDCVQGLTHSKAQEILARDGPNALTPPPTTPEWVKFCRQLFGGFSILLWIGAILCFLAYGIQAGTEDDPSGDNLYLGIVLAAVVIITGCFSYYQEAKSSKIMESFKNMVPQQALVIREGEKMQVNAEEVVVGDLVEIKGGDRVPADLRIISAHGCKVDNSSLTGESEPQTRSPDCTHDNPLETRNITFFSTNCVEGTARGVVVATGDRTVMGRIATLASGLEVGKTPIAIEIEHFIQLITGVAVFLGVSFFILSLILGYTWLEAVIFLIGIIVANVPEGLLATVTVCLTLTAKRMARKNCLVKNLEAVETLGSTSTICSDKTGTLTQNRMTVAHMWFDNQIHEADTTEDQSGTSFDKSSHTWVALSHIAGLCNRAVFKGGQDNIPVLKRDVAGDASESALLKCIELSSGSVKLMRERNKKVAEIPFNSTNKYQLSIHETEDPNDNRYLLVMKGAPERILDRCSTILLQGKEQPLDEEMKEAFQNAYLELGGLGERVLGFCHYYLPEEQFPKGFAFDCDDVNFTTDNLCFVGLMSMIDPPRAAVPDAVGKCRSAGIKVIMVTGDHPITAKAIAKGVGIISEGNETVEDIAARLNIPVSQVNPRDAKACVIHGTDLKDFTSEQIDEILQNHTEIVFARTSPQQKLIIVEGCQRQGAIVAVTGDGVNDSPALKKADIGVAMGIAGSDVSKQAADMILLDDNFASIVTGVEEGRLIFDNLKKSIAYTLTSNIPEITPFLLFIMANIPLPLGTITILCIDLGTDMVPAISLAYEAAESDIMKRQPRNPRTDKLVNERLISMAYGQIGMIQALGGFFSYFVILAENGFLPSNLVGIRLNWDDRTVNDLEDSYGQQWTYEQRKVVEFTCHTAFFVSIVVVQWADLIICKTRRNSVFQQGMKNKILIFGLFEETALAAFLSYCPGMDVALRMYPLKPSWWFCAFPYSFLIFVYDEIRKLILRRNPGGWVEKETYY